The following coding sequences lie in one Apium graveolens cultivar Ventura chromosome 1, ASM990537v1, whole genome shotgun sequence genomic window:
- the LOC141667998 gene encoding BTB/POZ domain-containing protein At3g05675-like isoform X2, whose amino-acid sequence MTGNTAGDSSIPQKRRRVHNHTLPSSLTPPQSLSSTSFLYNDDSTADVILRLYDNSDENPDLSAGADQSDVEIYLHSSVLTRSKYFDALLSDRWQKDIETDSKSKSKVSLEISNGSIDDYVNVLKLLYCDDFTAVISSVSIAISILPIALELLFEDCVKACVKFIEAVPWTEDEERVVISLIPMLKREECDELLARVSPANVNTSEEMLIELLKVAINNLSNMAFAKAFVAKLMRDYSCKESARRVLDRVFLDTLKEVKMSLEEYSRPDFRVDNNETEAMQRLHLHTAMKNGRNLLWIIERMIELGVADRAVVEWTNQDSLPTDLQRAFRDELWRNIVPALPGVVLRCTSKLANVVVSGSILADKKVRMKLVEDWLPVLRVSKENVSAGMSNYKSLYLELEETFLKITSTLPMSDSQRLLKECLSFSTRNIDDCPHLVTAYNTWFRRAKQHPPPTHPADNISEAHHI is encoded by the exons ATGACCGGAAACACCGCCGGCGACTCATCAATCCCCCAGAAACGACGGCGCGTTCACAACCACACGCTCCCCTCCTCTCTCACTCCACCTCAATCTCTCTCCTCCACCTCATTCCTCTACAATGACGACTCCACCGCTGACGTCATCCTCCGTCTGTACGATAACTCCGACGAAAATCCCGATCTCTCCGCCGGCGCCGATCAATCCGACGTGGAAATCTATCTCCACTCATCGGTTCTCACCCGATCGAAATACTTCGACGCTCTCTTATCTGATCGCTGGCAGAAAGATATCGAAACCGATTCGAAATCGAAATCGAAAGTAAGTTTAGAAATCTCTAATGGATCAATTGATGATTATGTGAATGTGCTTAAGCTTTTGTATTGTGATGATTTTACTGCTGTCATTTCTTCGGTTTCGATTGCGATTTCGATACTTCCTATTGCGCTTGAATTGTTGTTTGAGGATTGCGTAAAGGCGTGCGTTAAGTTTATCGAGGCAGTTCCATGGACTGAGGATGAGGAGAGAGTTGTTATCTCGTTAATTCCGATGTTGAAGCGTGAGGAATGTGATGAGTTGTTAGCTAGGGTTTCACCTGCCAATGTGAATACGTCAGAGGAAATGTTGATCGAGTTGCTTAAGGTTGCGATAAATAATTTGTCGAATATGGCATTTGCGAAGGCGTTTGTGGCAAAGCTAATGAGGGACTATTCGTGTAAGGAGAGTGCGAGGCGAGTGTTGGATCGTGTGTTTTTGGATACGTTGAAGGAGGTGAAGATGTCGTTGGAGGAGTATTCGAGGCCGGATTTTAGAGTGGATAATAATGAGACGGAAGCGATGCAGAGGTTGCATTTGCATACTGCGATGAAGAATGGGAGGAATTTGTTGTGGATTATTGAAAGGATGATTGAGTTGGGAGTTGCAGATAGGGCAGTGGTGGAGTGGACTAATCAGGATTCGCTTCCGACGGATTTGCAGAGGGCATTTAGGGATGAGTTGTGGAGGAATATTGTGCCAGCACTCCCTGGTGTTGTGTTAAGATGCACATCAAAGCTGGCTAATGTGGTTGTTAGTGGTTCTATTTTGGCTGATAAAAAG GTTAGGATGAAGCTTGTGGAGGATTGGCTTCCGGTGCTAAGAGTATCCAAAGAAAATGTCTCTGCAGGGATGTCAAATTACAAATCACTCTACCTGGAACTAGAagaaacattcttgaaaattaCTTCTACATTACCCATGTCCGACTCACAGAGGTTGTTGAAGGAGTGTCTCAGCTTTTCTACTCGAAATATTGATGACTGCCCACACTTGGTCACAGCTTACAACACTTGGTTCCGTCGGGCAAAACAACATCCACCTCCCACCCACCCAGCCGACAACATTTCAGAGGCACATCACATCTGA
- the LOC141667998 gene encoding BTB/POZ domain-containing protein At3g05675-like isoform X1, translating into MTGNTAGDSSIPQKRRRVHNHTLPSSLTPPQSLSSTSFLYNDDSTADVILRLYDNSDENPDLSAGADQSDVEIYLHSSVLTRSKYFDALLSDRWQKDIETDSKSKSKVSLEISNGSIDDYVNVLKLLYCDDFTAVISSVSIAISILPIALELLFEDCVKACVKFIEAVPWTEDEERVVISLIPMLKREECDELLARVSPANVNTSEEMLIELLKVAINNLSNMAFAKAFVAKLMRDYSCKESARRVLDRVFLDTLKEVKMSLEEYSRPDFRVDNNETEAMQRLHLHTAMKNGRNLLWIIERMIELGVADRAVVEWTNQDSLPTDLQRAFRDELWRNIVPALPGVVLRCTSKLANVVVSGSILADKKQVRMKLVEDWLPVLRVSKENVSAGMSNYKSLYLELEETFLKITSTLPMSDSQRLLKECLSFSTRNIDDCPHLVTAYNTWFRRAKQHPPPTHPADNISEAHHI; encoded by the exons ATGACCGGAAACACCGCCGGCGACTCATCAATCCCCCAGAAACGACGGCGCGTTCACAACCACACGCTCCCCTCCTCTCTCACTCCACCTCAATCTCTCTCCTCCACCTCATTCCTCTACAATGACGACTCCACCGCTGACGTCATCCTCCGTCTGTACGATAACTCCGACGAAAATCCCGATCTCTCCGCCGGCGCCGATCAATCCGACGTGGAAATCTATCTCCACTCATCGGTTCTCACCCGATCGAAATACTTCGACGCTCTCTTATCTGATCGCTGGCAGAAAGATATCGAAACCGATTCGAAATCGAAATCGAAAGTAAGTTTAGAAATCTCTAATGGATCAATTGATGATTATGTGAATGTGCTTAAGCTTTTGTATTGTGATGATTTTACTGCTGTCATTTCTTCGGTTTCGATTGCGATTTCGATACTTCCTATTGCGCTTGAATTGTTGTTTGAGGATTGCGTAAAGGCGTGCGTTAAGTTTATCGAGGCAGTTCCATGGACTGAGGATGAGGAGAGAGTTGTTATCTCGTTAATTCCGATGTTGAAGCGTGAGGAATGTGATGAGTTGTTAGCTAGGGTTTCACCTGCCAATGTGAATACGTCAGAGGAAATGTTGATCGAGTTGCTTAAGGTTGCGATAAATAATTTGTCGAATATGGCATTTGCGAAGGCGTTTGTGGCAAAGCTAATGAGGGACTATTCGTGTAAGGAGAGTGCGAGGCGAGTGTTGGATCGTGTGTTTTTGGATACGTTGAAGGAGGTGAAGATGTCGTTGGAGGAGTATTCGAGGCCGGATTTTAGAGTGGATAATAATGAGACGGAAGCGATGCAGAGGTTGCATTTGCATACTGCGATGAAGAATGGGAGGAATTTGTTGTGGATTATTGAAAGGATGATTGAGTTGGGAGTTGCAGATAGGGCAGTGGTGGAGTGGACTAATCAGGATTCGCTTCCGACGGATTTGCAGAGGGCATTTAGGGATGAGTTGTGGAGGAATATTGTGCCAGCACTCCCTGGTGTTGTGTTAAGATGCACATCAAAGCTGGCTAATGTGGTTGTTAGTGGTTCTATTTTGGCTGATAAAAAG CAGGTTAGGATGAAGCTTGTGGAGGATTGGCTTCCGGTGCTAAGAGTATCCAAAGAAAATGTCTCTGCAGGGATGTCAAATTACAAATCACTCTACCTGGAACTAGAagaaacattcttgaaaattaCTTCTACATTACCCATGTCCGACTCACAGAGGTTGTTGAAGGAGTGTCTCAGCTTTTCTACTCGAAATATTGATGACTGCCCACACTTGGTCACAGCTTACAACACTTGGTTCCGTCGGGCAAAACAACATCCACCTCCCACCCACCCAGCCGACAACATTTCAGAGGCACATCACATCTGA
- the LOC141668012 gene encoding putative LRR receptor-like serine/threonine-protein kinase At2g16250 encodes MDDLRRFCFGLFIILLLLKPTLQQTQVVKLTSRTERVALLQLRSSLGLRSKDWPIKGDPCSIWVGIQCQNGKVIGINISGFKRTRIGSRNPQFNVDSLALFSGLLVFNASRFLLPGSIPEWFGQRLSTLQVLDLRHCSVVGAITPSIGNMTSLSELYLSDNDFTGMIPDSLGQLSSLSILDLSRNRLTGVIPSSFGSLGNLTLLDMSVNYLYGAIPPAIGALSKLESLNLSSNSLSSSIPSQLSDLSSLVDLDLSLNSFSGSVAPDFRALRNLQRMVIGRNQLSGSLPDYLFAPLTQLQFVVLSNNSFTGEIPAILWSMPSLRFLDASANNLTGILPNLSFVPGANSPIFNLSRNMLYGGLTTVVRRFSFIDLSDNYFQGKVPDYARRNASLAKNCLRDQSSQRAMSPCASFYAERGRAFDNFGVPNATQPPPNRPHKNSHKKLIILAAVLGSVGLIALIIIVLVLLIVCTRKGTATSQRGTAVEPVPTSTSPSPSPPGVPLNFSSLGEGLTYQQILQATGNFSDADLIKHGHSGDLFRGILEGGISVVIKKIDLNFVKKEAHMQELDFFSKVSHPRLVPLLGHCLDNESEKYLIYKYMPNGDLSSSLYRKTQSEDDSLQSLDWITRLKIATGAAEALSYLHHECTPPLVHRDVQASSILLDDKFDVRLGSLSEICAQDGESSQSRITRLLRLPQSSEQGATGGTPAATCAYDVYCFGKVLLELVTGKLGLSASSDGTMKEWLESTLPYISIYDKELVTNIIDPSLIIDEDLLEEVWAMAIVSRSCLNPKPARRPLMRYILKALENPLKVVREESTGSARLRTTSSRASWNATVFGSWRTSSDVASVPVAATSNKIEGANSFKHSGTSGSQGSGQNNGGDHSSSYRRQQSRDIFPEPLDEENLERHNMRTREA; translated from the exons ATGGATGATTTAAGAAGGTTTTGTTTTGGTTTGTTTATTATTTTGTTGCTTTTAAAGCCTACATTACAACAAACACAAGTTGTGAAATTGACTTCAAGAACTGAGAGAGTGGCTTTGTTGCAGTTGAGATCTTCTTTGGGGTTGAGGAGTAAAGATTGGCCTATAAAGGGTGACCCTTGTTCTATTTGGGTTGGGATTCAATGTCAAAATGGGAAGGTTATtggaatcaacatttcagggtttaAAAGAACTCGAATTGGTAGTCGAAACCCACAATTTAATGTTGATTCTCTTGCCTTGTTTAGTGGCTTGTTAGTGTTTAATGCTTCTAGGTTTTTGCTTCCGGGGTCGATTCCTGAATGGTTTGGTCAGAGGTTAAGTACCCTTCAAGTTCTTGATCTTAGGCATTGCTCTGTTGTTGGTGCTATCACGCCTAGTATTGGGAATATGACTAGTCTATCGGAGTTGTATTTATCTGATAATGACTTTACTGGAATGATACCGGATAGTTTGGGACAACTGTCGAGTCTTTCCATTCTTGATCTTTCTCGAAATAGACTTACCGGTGTTATTCCCTCTTCTTTTGGTTCTCTTGGAAACCTTACTTTGCTTGACATGTCGGTGAATTATTTGTACGGGGCAATTCCGCCAGCTATTGGTGCTCTTTCTAAGCTGGAAAGTTTAAATCTTTCTAGCAATAGTTTATCTTCTTCGATTCCCTCCCAACTAAGTGATCTGTCTAGTTTGGTTGACCTTGATCTCAGCTTGAATTCTTTTTCTGGGTCAGTGGCACCCGATTTTAGAGCTTTAAGGAATTTGCAGAGAATGGTGATTGGGAGAAATCAGCTTAGTGGTTCCTTGCCAGATTACCTGTTTGCTCCACTTACCCAGTTGCAGTTTGTAGTTTTGAGTAACAATAGTTTCACTGGTGAGATTCCTGCTATATTATGGTCTATGCCCTCGTTACGCTTTCTTGATGCCTCTGCCAATAATTTGACTGGTATTCTTCCCAACCTCAGTTttgttcctggtgctaattccCCCATATTCAACCTTTCACGGAATATGTTATATGGTGGCCTCACAACTGTAGTCAGGAGATTCAGTTTTATAGACTTGTCCGACAATTATTTCCAGGGTAAGGTTCCGGATTATGCTCGCCGTAATGCGTCACTTGCTAAAAATTGCCTTCGCGATCAGTCGAGTCAGAGGGCTATGTCACCATGTGCATCATTTTATGCTGAGAGGGGACGGGCATTTGATAATTTTGGGGTGCCGAATGCTACACAACCCCCACCAAATAGGCCTCACAAAAACAGCCATAAGAAGCTAATCATATTGGCTGCAGTTTTGGGCAGTGTTGGATTAATAGCGCTCATAATAATTGTCCTGGTTCTACTGATTGTATGCACGCGGAAGGGGACTGCAACCAGCCAAAGAGGTACTGCTGTGGAGCCTGTTCCGACAAGTACAAGTCCAAGTCCATCTCCTCCCGGGGTTCCATTAAATTTCTCGAGTTTAGGAGAAGGACTGACATATCAACAGATTCTCCAAGCTACAGGTAACTTCAGTGATGCAGACCTCATTAAACATGGTCATTCTGGTGATCTTTTCCGAGGTATACTGGAAGGTGGGATCTCTGTTGTAATTAAAAAGATTGATTTAAACTTTGTCAAGAAGGAGGCACACATGCAAGAGTTGGATTTTTTCAGTAAGGTATCTCATCCCAGATTGGTCCCTCTCCTGGGACACTGCTTAGACAATGAGAGCGAGAAGTATCTAATTTACAAGTATATGCCAAATGGTGATTTGTCAAGTTCTTTGTATCGAAAGACCCAATCAGAAGATGACAGTTTACAGTCATTGGACTGGATAACAAGATTAAAAATTGCTACAGGGGCTGCAGAAGCGCTTTCTTATCTCCATCACGAATGCACCCCTCCCCTTGTTCACAG GGATGTTCAAGCTAGTAGCATTCTTCTTGATGATAAATTCGATGTTCGATTAGGAAGCCTCAGCGAGATCTGTGCTCAAGATGGGGAATCTAGTCAAAGTAGGATAACCAGATTGCTGCGGCTTCCACA GTCATCTGAACAAGGTGCCACTGGTG GCACACCTGCTGCAACTTGTGCCTATGATGTGTATTGCTTTGGGAAAGTATTACTTGAGCTGGTAACTGGAAAATTGGGACTGAGTGCATCTAGTGATGGTACCATGAAGGAATGGTTGGAAAGCACATTACCCTACATCAGTATATACGACAAGGAACTTGTGACAAATATTATTGACCCGTCTTTAATCATCGACGAAGACTTACTAGAGGAAGTATGGGCTATGGCTATTGTCTCCCGGTCATGCCTAAATCCAAAACCGGCAAGGCGGCCCCTCATGAGGTATATCCTTAAAGCCTTGGAAAATCCATTAAAAGTAGTAAGAGAAGAGAGCACCGGCTCTGCAAGGCTAAGAACTACTTCATCGAGAGCATCATGGAATGCGACTGTTTTTGGTAGCTGGCGTACGTCGTCAGATGTCGCATCAGTTCCAGTAGCAGCTACATCTAACAAAATCGAAGGAGCAAATAGCTTCAAACACTCAGGAACTTCAGGTTCTCAAGGAAGTGGTCAGAATAATGGTGGTGATCATTCGTCCTCATACAGACGGCAACAGTCGAGGGATATATTTCCGGAACCATTAGATGAGGAAAACTTAGAGAGGCACAACATGAGGACTAGAGAGGCTTGA
- the LOC141708083 gene encoding uncharacterized protein LOC141708083, with amino-acid sequence MTDLIPVALCNVMYKFLAKEGLAEVMGVFNDPEDGKYLGLPSLIGRSKKVVFNFLKDQVGNIKGGTRIKASNGCHGREWGWERMGLAKNQGDLGFKDLTGFNLALFGKHVWKFFTNSQSLVARVFKARYYPNSHLL; translated from the exons ATGACGGACTTAATACCTGTTGCTCTTTGTAATGTGATGTATAAGTTTCTGGCTAAG GAGGGGCTAGCAGAGGTCATGGGTGTTTTTAATGACCCGGAAGATGGGAAATATTTAGGACTGCCCTCGTTGATAGGGAGATCTAAAAAAGTTGTCTTCAACTTTCTGAAAGATCAAGTGGGGAA TATAAAAGGGGGGACTAGAATAAAGGCATCAAATGGCTGTCATGGGAGAGAATGGGGTTGGGAGAGAATGGGGTTGGCAAAAAATCAAGGCGATCTTGGCTTTAAGGATTTGACTGGTTTCAATCTAGCTTTATTTGGGAAACATGTGTGGAAATTCTTTACTAATTCGCAATCGTTGGTAGCTCGGGTGTTTAAAGCTCGCTACTATCCTAATAGTCACCTTTTGTAG